One stretch of Micromonospora echinospora DNA includes these proteins:
- a CDS encoding DUF58 domain-containing protein, producing MTGAAEPGLTDLAPDQRLRRLELTVTRRLDGLLHGRYRGLLPGPGSEAAGSREYRPGEDEVRRMDWAVTARTTVPHVRQVDADRELTTWLLVDASPSMEYGTSTLDKRELAVAAVAAIGFLTAGVGNRLGAQVLTPDGLRRFPARSGRTHLLGLLRALLRAPRTDDGRDPGGAAAAGARPPAAGPGLADGLDGLQRVATRRGLVVIVSDFLDELPDDPDAAPPPWAAALRRLAVRHQVLAVEVTDPRELELPDVGLITLVDPESGRHREVWTGDPDLRERYARAAAEQREQVRDTLRRAGATHMALRTDRDWCADVVRHVHEQRRLATVPAAARGGVA from the coding sequence ATGACCGGCGCGGCCGAGCCCGGGCTGACCGACCTCGCGCCGGACCAGCGGCTGCGCCGGCTGGAGCTGACAGTGACCCGGCGGCTCGACGGCCTGCTGCACGGCCGGTACCGGGGCCTGCTGCCCGGACCGGGCAGCGAGGCCGCCGGCAGCCGGGAGTACCGCCCCGGTGAGGACGAGGTACGCCGGATGGACTGGGCGGTCACCGCCCGGACCACGGTGCCGCACGTCCGCCAGGTCGACGCGGACCGGGAACTGACCACCTGGCTGCTCGTCGACGCCAGCCCCAGCATGGAGTACGGCACCTCCACACTGGACAAACGGGAGCTGGCGGTGGCCGCGGTGGCCGCGATCGGCTTCCTCACCGCCGGAGTCGGCAACCGGCTCGGCGCGCAGGTGCTCACGCCCGACGGGCTGCGCCGCTTTCCGGCCCGCAGCGGGCGTACCCATCTGCTCGGGCTGCTCCGTGCGCTGCTCCGCGCTCCGCGTACCGACGACGGGCGGGACCCGGGCGGCGCGGCCGCGGCCGGCGCACGCCCGCCGGCCGCGGGGCCGGGCCTGGCCGACGGGCTGGACGGTCTCCAGCGCGTCGCCACCCGGCGCGGGCTCGTGGTGATCGTCTCCGATTTCCTCGACGAGCTGCCCGACGACCCGGACGCCGCGCCACCGCCCTGGGCGGCCGCGCTGCGCCGCCTCGCGGTACGGCACCAGGTGCTCGCGGTCGAGGTGACCGACCCGCGTGAGCTGGAGCTGCCCGACGTCGGGCTGATCACGCTCGTCGACCCGGAGAGCGGTCGGCACCGCGAGGTGTGGACCGGCGACCCCGACCTGCGCGAGCGGTACGCGCGCGCCGCCGCCGAGCAGCGCGAGCAGGTACGCGACACGCTGCGCCGGGCCGGCGCCACCCACATGGCGCTGCGCACCGACCGGGACTGGTGCGCGGACGTGGTCCGGCACGTGCACGAGCAGCGCCGGCTGGCCACAGTGCCGGCCGCCGCCCGCGGAGGTGTCGCATGA
- a CDS encoding VWA domain-containing protein yields the protein MTWQSPARLWLLLAVVALVAGYLVLQRRQSRYAVRFTNLRLLDRVAPRRPAWRRHVPAGLFLAMLALLVVGFARPEAEVRVPRERATVMVAVDVSTSMLAGDVDPDRLTAAKDAGRRFVDGLPDEFNVGLVAFAGSAAVLVPPSTDREALHDGIERLAEGITGVQGTAIGEAISTSLGAVKSLDATAAKDPPPARIIILSDGANTSGMDPIEAADQAVAAKVPVHTISFGTPGGSVDRGGRAIQVPVDGQTLRAVAEQTGGGFHEASTTAELKDVYEDIGTSVGYRTERQDISARFIGLGLVLAMGAAAGSLRWFSRLP from the coding sequence ATGACCTGGCAGTCACCCGCCCGCCTCTGGCTGCTGCTCGCCGTCGTCGCGCTCGTCGCCGGTTATCTGGTGCTGCAACGGCGGCAGAGCCGGTACGCGGTGCGCTTCACCAACCTGCGCCTGCTGGACCGGGTCGCCCCGCGCCGCCCGGCCTGGCGGCGGCACGTCCCGGCGGGCCTGTTCCTCGCCATGCTGGCGCTGCTCGTGGTCGGGTTCGCCCGCCCCGAGGCGGAGGTGCGGGTCCCCCGGGAGCGGGCCACTGTGATGGTGGCGGTCGACGTCTCCACCTCCATGCTCGCCGGTGACGTGGACCCGGACCGGCTGACAGCGGCCAAGGACGCCGGCCGCCGGTTCGTCGACGGGCTGCCGGACGAGTTCAACGTCGGCCTCGTCGCGTTCGCCGGCAGCGCCGCGGTGCTGGTGCCGCCGAGCACCGACCGGGAGGCGCTGCACGACGGAATCGAGCGGCTGGCCGAGGGCATCACCGGCGTGCAGGGCACAGCGATCGGCGAGGCGATAAGCACCTCGCTCGGCGCGGTCAAGAGCCTTGACGCCACCGCCGCGAAGGACCCGCCGCCGGCCCGGATCATCATCCTCTCCGACGGCGCGAACACCTCCGGGATGGACCCGATCGAGGCCGCCGACCAGGCCGTCGCCGCCAAGGTGCCGGTGCACACGATCTCCTTCGGCACGCCCGGTGGTTCGGTCGACCGGGGCGGCCGGGCGATCCAGGTGCCGGTGGACGGGCAGACGCTGCGGGCGGTCGCCGAGCAGACCGGTGGCGGCTTCCACGAGGCGTCCACGACCGCCGAACTGAAGGACGTCTACGAGGACATCGGCACCTCCGTCGGCTACCGCACCGAACGGCAGGACATCTCGGCCCGCTTCATCGGCCTCGGGCTGGTCCTGGCGATGGGCGCCGCCGCCGGCTCGCTGCGGTGGTTCTCCCGCCTGCCCTGA
- a CDS encoding S1C family serine protease: MAVQTGLGEPRGPWFVSPELDPDGRGYRDVPGGGPDGGRRSLRHRLLSVAAVVALSTVSGAAAGTWAADHGSPGPTAASAAPVPAELVTAAGKTVPGVVSVMVGGRSGASASGSGFAIDNEQHIVTNDHILARGGSGTVTVETSDGRRFPAEVVGREPGSDLAVLKVPASAGLPPLPLAKANSTRVGEPVLAVGSPLGLAGTVTAGIVSALNRQVRIGNGRHTAVQTDASINPGNSGGPLVNARGEVVGVNTAIATIDGNGSIGIGFAIPIDQVQQTADTIIGRGG, from the coding sequence ATGGCAGTGCAGACCGGACTCGGCGAGCCACGCGGTCCGTGGTTCGTCTCGCCGGAGCTGGACCCGGACGGGCGCGGCTACCGGGACGTACCCGGAGGCGGGCCGGACGGGGGACGCCGGAGCCTACGGCACCGGCTGCTGAGCGTGGCGGCGGTGGTGGCGCTCTCCACCGTCTCCGGCGCGGCGGCCGGCACCTGGGCGGCCGATCACGGCTCGCCGGGACCGACAGCGGCGTCCGCCGCTCCGGTGCCGGCGGAACTGGTCACCGCCGCCGGCAAGACGGTGCCCGGCGTGGTCTCGGTGATGGTCGGGGGCCGCTCCGGCGCGTCCGCGTCCGGCTCCGGCTTCGCCATCGACAACGAGCAGCACATCGTCACCAACGACCACATCCTGGCCCGGGGCGGCTCGGGCACGGTGACCGTGGAGACCTCGGACGGGCGTCGCTTCCCCGCCGAGGTGGTGGGCCGGGAGCCGGGCAGCGACCTCGCCGTGCTCAAGGTGCCCGCGTCGGCCGGGCTGCCGCCGCTGCCGCTGGCCAAGGCGAACTCGACCCGGGTGGGCGAGCCGGTGCTCGCGGTCGGGTCGCCGCTCGGGCTGGCCGGCACGGTCACCGCCGGTATCGTCAGCGCGCTCAACCGGCAGGTCCGGATCGGCAACGGCCGGCACACGGCGGTGCAGACCGACGCCTCCATCAACCCGGGCAACTCCGGCGGGCCGCTGGTGAACGCGCGCGGCGAGGTGGTCGGCGTGAACACCGCCATCGCCACCATCGACGGCAACGGGTCCATCGGCATCGGCTTCGCCATCCCGATCGACCAGGTCCAGCAGACCGCCGACACCATCATCGGGCGGGGCGGCTGA
- the arfB gene encoding alternative ribosome rescue aminoacyl-tRNA hydrolase ArfB — protein sequence MDDGLRVTDRLVVPAAELRERFSRSSGPGGQGVNTTDSRVELSFDLGGSPSVPEALRERALARLAGRLVDGVLTVTASEHRAQLANREAARARMAALLREAVAPPPKPRRPTRPSRGAKERRLAEKKRQSQRKRDRRVDGD from the coding sequence GTGGACGACGGACTGCGGGTGACCGACCGGCTCGTGGTGCCCGCCGCCGAGCTGCGGGAACGGTTCTCCCGGTCGTCCGGGCCCGGCGGGCAGGGAGTGAACACCACCGACTCGCGGGTGGAGCTGAGCTTCGACCTGGGCGGCTCGCCGAGCGTGCCGGAGGCGCTGCGGGAACGGGCGCTGGCCCGGCTCGCCGGACGCCTGGTCGACGGCGTGCTGACCGTGACCGCCAGTGAGCACCGCGCGCAACTGGCCAACCGGGAGGCCGCCCGGGCACGGATGGCCGCGCTGCTGCGCGAGGCGGTCGCGCCGCCGCCGAAGCCACGTCGCCCGACCCGCCCGTCGCGCGGCGCCAAGGAACGCCGCCTGGCCGAGAAGAAGCGCCAGTCCCAGCGCAAACGCGACCGCCGGGTGGACGGCGACTGA
- a CDS encoding GNAT family N-acetyltransferase, whose protein sequence is MIDFSVKPTLTGERVVLRPFHDDDLPALAGILADPEVARLTGSPAGETFEPARLRAWYGTRNRQADRLDLAVVDRASGACVGEVVLNEWDRVNAGCNFRTLIGPGGRDRGLGTEAVRLIVGYGFERLGLHRVSLEVFAFNPRARRAYEKVGFVAEGTLRQVLRDGDGWVDATVMSILAPEWDRHRGHPEG, encoded by the coding sequence GTGATCGACTTCTCCGTCAAGCCCACGCTCACCGGCGAGCGCGTGGTGCTGCGCCCGTTCCACGACGACGACCTGCCTGCGCTCGCCGGGATCCTGGCCGACCCGGAGGTGGCCCGGCTGACCGGCAGCCCGGCCGGCGAGACGTTCGAACCGGCCCGGCTGCGGGCCTGGTACGGCACCCGCAACAGGCAGGCCGACCGGCTCGACCTCGCGGTGGTGGACCGGGCGAGCGGCGCCTGCGTCGGCGAGGTCGTCCTCAACGAGTGGGACCGCGTCAACGCCGGCTGCAACTTCCGCACCCTGATCGGCCCGGGCGGGCGCGACCGCGGGCTCGGCACCGAGGCGGTCCGGCTGATCGTCGGGTACGGCTTCGAACGGCTCGGCCTGCACCGCGTCAGCCTGGAGGTGTTCGCGTTCAACCCGCGTGCGCGCCGGGCGTACGAGAAGGTGGGCTTCGTCGCCGAGGGGACGCTGCGGCAGGTGCTGCGCGACGGCGACGGCTGGGTGGACGCCACCGTCATGTCGATCCTCGCGCCGGAGTGGGACCGGCACCGGGGACACCCGGAGGGTTGA
- a CDS encoding cellulose binding domain-containing protein, giving the protein MSRNPVRAVLTTLAALLPVLALGLALTATTPPAAAAATPIRVMPLGDSITGSPGCWRALLWNRLQSTGHTDVDFVGTLGPQGCGVPYDGDNEGHGGYLATNVANQNLLPGWLAATRPDVVLMHFGTNDVWSNIAPATILAAYSKLVDQMRAANPATTILVAKIIPMNPASCPECGQRTVALNALIDGWAAGKTTAASPIVVVDQWTGFSTATDTYDGVHPNAAGDQKMSDRWYPALVAALDRATPGPTTSPTVSPTPSPTLSPSPTTSPSPTASPTPTAGGCTATWRVAGQWPGGFQGEVTVRNDGAASIAGWTVRFPLAGGQRISQAWSADVTQSGTTATARNAGWNGVLAPAAQATFGFLAEGTVPSPAPALTCAAS; this is encoded by the coding sequence ATGTCCCGAAACCCCGTGCGCGCCGTGCTGACCACGCTCGCCGCGCTGCTACCGGTCCTCGCTCTCGGCCTCGCCCTCACCGCCACCACGCCGCCGGCCGCGGCGGCCGCCACGCCGATCCGCGTCATGCCGCTCGGCGACTCCATCACCGGGTCGCCCGGCTGCTGGCGCGCCCTGCTCTGGAACCGCCTCCAGTCCACCGGCCACACCGACGTCGACTTCGTCGGCACGCTCGGGCCGCAGGGCTGCGGCGTGCCCTACGACGGCGACAACGAGGGGCACGGCGGCTACCTCGCGACGAACGTGGCGAACCAGAACCTGCTGCCCGGCTGGCTCGCCGCCACCCGCCCGGACGTCGTGCTGATGCACTTCGGCACCAACGACGTGTGGAGCAACATCGCGCCCGCCACGATCCTCGCGGCGTACTCGAAGCTGGTGGACCAGATGCGCGCCGCCAACCCGGCGACGACAATACTGGTCGCGAAGATCATCCCGATGAACCCGGCGAGCTGCCCGGAGTGCGGCCAGCGGACCGTGGCGCTCAACGCGCTCATCGACGGCTGGGCGGCCGGGAAGACCACCGCCGCCTCCCCGATCGTGGTCGTCGACCAGTGGACCGGGTTCAGCACCGCCACCGACACCTACGACGGGGTGCACCCCAACGCGGCCGGGGACCAGAAGATGTCCGACAGGTGGTATCCGGCGCTGGTCGCCGCGCTGGACCGCGCCACGCCCGGCCCGACCACGTCCCCGACCGTCAGCCCCACGCCGTCGCCCACACTCAGCCCGTCACCGACGACCAGCCCGTCGCCCACCGCGAGCCCGACGCCCACGGCCGGCGGCTGCACCGCCACCTGGCGCGTCGCCGGCCAGTGGCCGGGCGGATTCCAGGGGGAGGTGACCGTCCGCAACGACGGCGCCGCGTCGATCGCCGGCTGGACGGTCCGCTTCCCGCTCGCCGGCGGCCAGCGGATCAGCCAGGCGTGGAGCGCCGACGTGACGCAGAGCGGAACCACAGCGACCGCCCGGAACGCGGGCTGGAACGGCGTACTGGCCCCGGCCGCCCAGGCCACGTTCGGCTTCCTGGCCGAGGGAACCGTGCCGAGCCCGGCGCCGGCCCTGACCTGCGCGGCGAGCTAG
- a CDS encoding 3-methyladenine DNA glycosylase: MTAALAPALDVADWQARRHAHEERVDAWLTPHLGRRRTGVKHPVEDFLFTYYSYRPAQLRRWHPGAGVALRDADAAGFGPDYTASAAGLTLDTDRVRARRAESIAWIRTLLAATAGRPAQFGCFGMHEWAMVYRQTQEQVRHNSWPLRLSPARTAAVVEERGVRCSHFDAFRFFTAPARPLNVLQPTRESQHALEQPGCLHANMDLYKWAYKLSPLVCSELVADCFELAREIRTLDMRASPYDLAGLGYPPVPVETPEGRAEYAAAQRGFAERAAGLRSRLLAALDRAVPAGSR, from the coding sequence GTGACCGCCGCCCTCGCCCCCGCGCTCGACGTCGCCGACTGGCAGGCGCGCCGGCACGCCCACGAGGAGCGGGTGGACGCGTGGCTGACGCCGCATCTGGGCCGCCGCCGGACGGGCGTGAAGCACCCGGTGGAGGACTTCCTCTTCACGTACTACTCGTACCGCCCGGCCCAGCTGCGCCGCTGGCACCCGGGCGCGGGCGTGGCGCTGCGCGACGCAGACGCGGCCGGTTTCGGCCCGGACTACACGGCGAGCGCCGCCGGGCTCACCCTCGACACCGATCGGGTACGCGCGCGGCGCGCGGAGTCGATCGCCTGGATCCGTACGCTGCTGGCGGCGACCGCCGGGCGTCCGGCGCAGTTCGGCTGCTTCGGCATGCACGAGTGGGCGATGGTCTACCGGCAGACCCAGGAGCAGGTACGGCACAACTCCTGGCCGCTGCGGCTGAGTCCGGCGCGGACGGCGGCGGTGGTCGAGGAGCGCGGCGTGCGGTGCAGCCACTTCGACGCGTTCCGCTTCTTCACCGCGCCGGCCCGCCCGTTGAACGTGCTCCAGCCGACCCGGGAGAGCCAGCACGCGCTGGAGCAGCCGGGCTGCCTGCACGCCAACATGGATCTCTACAAGTGGGCGTACAAGCTGTCTCCGCTGGTCTGCTCGGAACTCGTGGCCGACTGCTTCGAGCTGGCCCGGGAGATCCGGACGTTGGACATGCGCGCCAGCCCGTACGACCTGGCCGGTCTGGGGTATCCGCCGGTGCCTGTGGAGACCCCGGAGGGCCGGGCCGAGTACGCCGCCGCGCAGCGCGGGTTCGCCGAGCGTGCCGCCGGGCTGCGGTCCCGGCTGCTGGCCGCGCTGGACCGGGCGGTGCCGGCCGGCAGCCGCTGA
- a CDS encoding fumarylacetoacetate hydrolase family protein encodes MRIARFAHAKGMSFGVVEGEPEAGPQGLTIAEIEGHPFGQIQFSGARWALSDVRLLSPILPSKVVCVGRNYAEHAAEHGSEVPKEPLLFLKPSTSVIGPRDAIRLPIFSKQVEHEAELAVVIGAPGARRADRAAAERAIFGYTCANDVTARDLQRSDGQWTRAKGFDSFCPIGPWITTGLDVSDLEIRCEVGRNPEEMEVRQLGRTKDMVFDVPGLVSYISHVMTLLPGDVVLTGTPAGVSPLTEGDTVTVRIQGIGELSNPVVPVA; translated from the coding sequence GTGCGTATCGCTCGTTTCGCTCATGCCAAGGGAATGTCGTTCGGGGTCGTCGAGGGCGAGCCGGAGGCCGGGCCGCAGGGCCTGACCATCGCCGAGATCGAAGGCCACCCGTTCGGGCAGATCCAGTTCTCCGGCGCCCGCTGGGCGCTCTCCGACGTCCGGCTGCTGTCGCCGATCCTGCCCAGCAAGGTGGTCTGCGTCGGCCGCAACTACGCCGAGCACGCTGCCGAACACGGCAGCGAGGTGCCGAAGGAGCCGCTGCTCTTCCTCAAACCGTCCACCTCGGTGATCGGCCCGCGCGACGCGATCCGGCTGCCGATCTTCTCCAAGCAGGTCGAGCACGAGGCCGAACTCGCCGTGGTGATCGGCGCACCGGGCGCCCGCCGGGCCGACCGGGCCGCCGCCGAGCGGGCCATCTTCGGCTACACCTGCGCCAACGACGTAACCGCGCGGGATCTGCAGCGCTCCGACGGGCAGTGGACCCGCGCCAAGGGCTTCGACTCGTTCTGCCCGATCGGGCCGTGGATCACCACCGGTCTCGACGTCAGTGACCTGGAGATCCGCTGCGAGGTGGGCCGCAACCCGGAGGAGATGGAGGTACGCCAGCTCGGCCGGACGAAGGACATGGTGTTCGACGTGCCGGGCCTGGTGTCGTACATCTCGCACGTGATGACGCTGCTGCCCGGCGACGTGGTCCTGACCGGCACGCCGGCGGGGGTTAGTCCGCTCACCGAGGGGGATACGGTCACCGTGCGGATCCAGGGGATCGGGGAGCTCAGCAACCCGGTGGTCCCTGTCGCCTGA